In the genome of Pempheris klunzingeri isolate RE-2024b chromosome 11, fPemKlu1.hap1, whole genome shotgun sequence, one region contains:
- the atf7a gene encoding cyclic AMP-dependent transcription factor ATF-7a, whose protein sequence is MGDDRPFVCNAPGCGQRFTNEDHLAVHKHKHEMTLKFGPARTDSVIIADQTPTPTRFLKNCEEVGLFNELASSFEQDDDDKRAKNSLPAPNSVALDMSLQMPSDVKVKEEEPVEVDSSPPNSPESVSGESDSSKETWVKGKDTPPRSSAPTPTIVRPGSLPLHLGFDALQPTMPSPTSVITQAPPSNRTLGSPTSHYPMMMLPSGQAVPVLPGPVQMPSVINLARPMCMVPNIPGIPGPPLGGSSSGSNSPSGYSIHSEAKMRLKAALSQQSPSGHSMGIMAMGSSPMVPQRAEQSQLLVQQPDAPSPAQPQVSPAQPTGGRRRRTVDDDPDERRQRFLERNRAAASRCRQKRKLWVNSLEKKAEELCNLNVSLSNEVSMLRNEVAHLKQLLLAHKDCPVTTLQKKTAYLAAEESMKDTSEPTGSPAPVIQHSSLAPSPSAGQNGLSSRAAAEAMAMSVLAGMGQQQRAESGPSHIIMAAQSQSAAR, encoded by the exons ATGGGGGACGACCGACCTTTTGTGTGCAATGCTCCCGGCTGTGGACAG AGGTTTACCAATGAGGACCACTTGgctgtacacaaacacaagcatgaaATGACACTGAAATTTGGACCAGCCAGGACAGACTCTGTCATTATCGCAG ACCAGACACCTACTCCCACCCGCTTCCTAAAGAACTGTGAGGAGGTTGGTCTGTTCAACGAGCTGGCCAGCTCCTTCGAACAAGATGATGATGACAAGAGAGCAAAGAACTCT CTCCCTGCACCCAACTCTGTGGCTTTGGACATGAGCCTTCAGATGCCATCAGATGTGAAGGTGAAAGAAGAGGAACCTGTAGAGGTCGACTCCTCGCCACCAAATAGCCCCGAATCTGTCTCTGGAGAGTCAGACAGCAGCAAAGAGACTTGGGTTAAAGGAAAG GACACACCACCCAGGAGTTCGGCCCCCACCCCGACTATTGTGCGTCCAGGTTCCCTCCCACTACACTTGGGCTTCGATGCCCTTCAGCCCACCATGCCATCACCCACCTCTGTCATCACACAGGCACCACCTTCCAATCGTACTCTGGG TTCGCCAACCAGCCACTACCCCATGATGATGCTTCCCTCTGGTCAGGCAGTGCCTGTGCTCCCTGGTCCAGTACAGATGCCCTCTGTCATTAAT CTGGCCCGACCCATGTGCATGGTACCCAACATTCCCGGGATCCCCGGTCCTCCTctgggaggcagcagcagcggctctAACTCCCCCTCTGGCTACAGCATCCACTCGGAGGCCAAGATG CGTCTGAAGGCTGCGCTGTCCCAGCAGAGCCCGTCAGGACACAGTATGGGGATCATGGCTATGGGCAGCAGCCCCATGGTACCTCAGAGGGCAGAGCAGAGCCAGCTGCTTGTCCAACAGCCAGATGCTCCATCACCTGCACAACCTCAG GTATCTCCAGCACAGCCTACAGGTGGGCGTCGGCGGCGGACGGTAGACGACGATCCAGATGAGCGAAGGCAGCGCTTCCTCGAGAGGAATCGGGCTGCGGCATCGCGCTGCAGACAGAAACGCAAACTGTGGGTCAATTCCCTAGAGAAGAAGGCTGAGGAGCTCTGCAACCTGAACGTCTCGCTGTCG AACGAAGTGTCTATGTTGAGGAACGAGGTGGCTCATTTGAAACAGCTTCTGCTGGCCCACAAAGACTGTCCTGTGACCACCCTACAGAAGAAGACTGCCTACTTAg ctgcagaagaGAGCATGAAAGACACCTCAGAGCCCACAGGGTCCCCTGCCCCGGTGATCCAGCACAGCTCTTTGGCGCCGAGCCCCTCCGCAGGGCAAAACGGCCTGAGCTCAAGGGCAGCAGCTGAGGCCATGGCTATGTCTGTGCTGGCAGGAATGGGCCAGCAGCAGAGGGCTGAGAGCGGACCCTCTCACATTATCATGGCTGCACAGTCTCAATCTGCTGCCAGATGA